In the Flavobacterium pallidum genome, one interval contains:
- a CDS encoding restriction endonuclease subunit S, with the protein MKIDISSWKNFKFSEVFEIRKGFYNKKPESSGNGSIPFIGATDSNNGITEYYTIEEIENTSKTGDGMNEPLEKKIFPANAVCVTNNGSVGYAYFQEHEFTCSHDVNPLYPLDRKFNRYTGLFIASIIMKDRYRWGYGRKWRPERMAQSKILLPVNSHGSPDWNYMEDFVRKLYCKPLTTKIKKSNKSELVSDNWKEFYLHKIFKIAMGNGLDVNKTTSFAPKYNYVSRNSNNNGVVAFVDEIDGEVAFAAGTLTVALGGSFLGSCFIQNKDFYTAQNVAVLQEKSPMSIYTKLFIATLIRNECKVKYLAFGRELNSHIKKDFSIKLPVKTTEKGLYIDKSKTFSEEGYMPDWKFIDDFLKSIPFSDKLVSNYNKND; encoded by the coding sequence ATGAAGATTGATATTAGCAGTTGGAAAAATTTTAAATTCTCGGAGGTTTTCGAAATTAGGAAAGGTTTCTATAATAAAAAGCCAGAGTCGTCAGGCAATGGCAGTATCCCGTTTATTGGTGCAACTGATAGTAATAATGGAATTACGGAGTATTATACAATTGAAGAAATTGAAAATACTTCCAAAACTGGCGATGGGATGAATGAGCCTTTAGAGAAAAAGATTTTTCCTGCTAACGCTGTATGTGTGACCAATAATGGATCTGTTGGCTATGCCTATTTTCAGGAACACGAATTTACTTGCAGCCACGACGTTAATCCTTTATACCCACTGGATAGAAAATTTAACAGATATACAGGACTATTTATAGCTTCAATAATAATGAAGGATCGATATAGATGGGGATACGGAAGAAAGTGGAGGCCAGAGAGAATGGCACAATCTAAAATTTTGTTACCTGTAAATTCTCATGGAAGTCCTGATTGGAACTACATGGAAGATTTCGTACGAAAACTTTACTGTAAACCGTTGACTACCAAAATTAAAAAAAGTAATAAATCCGAGTTAGTTTCGGATAATTGGAAAGAATTTTATTTACACAAGATTTTTAAAATTGCTATGGGAAATGGATTGGATGTTAATAAAACTACTTCTTTCGCACCAAAATATAATTATGTTTCCAGAAATAGTAATAATAATGGTGTGGTAGCGTTTGTAGACGAAATCGATGGAGAAGTTGCATTTGCGGCGGGCACATTGACAGTTGCCTTAGGTGGAAGTTTCTTAGGCTCATGCTTTATTCAAAATAAGGATTTTTACACCGCACAAAACGTTGCTGTTTTACAGGAAAAATCTCCTATGTCCATATATACAAAGTTATTTATTGCTACGCTTATTAGAAATGAATGTAAGGTTAAATATTTGGCTTTCGGAAGAGAATTAAATTCTCACATCAAAAAGGATTTTAGTATAAAATTGCCAGTGAAAACAACCGAAAAAGGATTATATATAGATAAATCAAAAACTTTTTCAGAGGAAGGTTACATGCCAGATTGGAAATTCATTGATGATTTCTTGAAATCAATACCATTTAGCGACAAGCTTGTTTCAAACTACAATAAAAATGATTAA
- a CDS encoding HsdM family class I SAM-dependent methyltransferase, protein MKRIEIIDRIGAKYNVGNIESGEFSYSIALKSIGKNIKDYQKATSGSQHQYLDIKFENERLSILVECKNKFSKWDKFKIQKQLQDYVRFEKAYSDKKIVAILVETEGDDLWVWYGQSVIIDEEHRINEETKLKTFEEYEEICFGKVNDKIKVIDAIKILNEKLHSDGVNEKLRSQFVGTCLLALKNGLVYENVKETINASTGKSLKSADVVLNGIKNILEGLLTKSGSLNKASKLAVLNNKVLDDQDIQSLTYAELSDILKFIDNNIIPFINDKNTAGQDLLNLFFTTFNKYVGKSDKNQAFTPDHICGFMSKVIGVNKHSRVLDPCCGSGAFLVRAMTDAMDDCETEDERELVKREQIFGIEYEEGAFGLSSTNMLIHGDGNSNVVQDSLFNRAKWIENSNINRVLMNPPYNATKKFCNPEYTKNWDSKKKEDPSKGFHFVEWVARHVSPHCKLAVLLPMQAAIGNSGEVKEFKKKMLENYTLEAVFSLPVEIFYPGAAAVAVCMVFDLSQKHEKVNKETFFGYYRDDKFTKRKGLGRIELTDDNGNSLWAKAEEIWLDLYKNRKAVPGLSVMKKITFNDEWLAEAYMETDYSALETADFQKVLNSHLAYLVKEGNVYED, encoded by the coding sequence ATGAAAAGAATCGAAATTATAGACAGAATTGGCGCAAAATATAACGTAGGTAATATAGAATCTGGTGAGTTCAGCTATTCTATAGCACTTAAATCTATAGGTAAAAACATAAAGGATTACCAAAAGGCTACGTCAGGTTCACAACATCAATATCTTGATATTAAATTTGAGAACGAACGACTGTCTATACTAGTGGAATGTAAAAACAAATTCAGCAAATGGGATAAGTTTAAAATTCAAAAGCAATTACAAGACTATGTCCGTTTTGAGAAAGCTTATTCGGATAAGAAAATAGTCGCGATTTTAGTTGAAACAGAAGGTGATGATTTATGGGTATGGTATGGTCAGTCTGTAATTATCGATGAAGAACACAGAATTAATGAAGAAACGAAATTAAAAACTTTTGAAGAGTATGAAGAAATTTGTTTTGGCAAAGTAAACGATAAAATAAAGGTTATTGATGCCATTAAAATTTTAAATGAAAAACTTCACTCCGACGGGGTGAATGAAAAGTTGCGTAGTCAATTTGTTGGAACGTGTTTATTAGCATTAAAAAATGGCCTTGTTTACGAGAATGTAAAAGAAACCATTAACGCCAGCACTGGTAAATCACTAAAATCAGCAGACGTAGTTTTAAACGGAATTAAAAATATTCTTGAAGGTTTATTGACCAAAAGTGGGAGTTTAAATAAAGCGAGTAAGTTAGCAGTTTTAAATAATAAAGTTTTAGACGATCAAGATATTCAGAGCCTTACATACGCAGAATTGTCAGATATACTTAAGTTTATTGATAACAATATAATTCCCTTTATTAACGATAAAAATACCGCAGGTCAGGACCTTCTCAATTTATTTTTTACAACATTTAATAAATACGTAGGCAAATCCGATAAAAACCAGGCATTTACGCCAGATCATATTTGCGGATTCATGAGTAAAGTGATAGGGGTAAATAAGCATTCAAGGGTTTTAGATCCCTGCTGTGGAAGCGGCGCGTTCTTGGTCAGAGCAATGACAGATGCTATGGATGATTGCGAAACTGAGGATGAACGGGAATTAGTTAAGCGAGAGCAAATTTTCGGAATTGAATACGAGGAAGGTGCTTTTGGCCTGTCATCGACTAATATGCTAATTCATGGAGATGGAAATTCAAACGTAGTCCAAGACTCTCTTTTCAACCGAGCTAAATGGATTGAGAATAGTAATATCAATAGAGTACTTATGAATCCACCATATAACGCAACAAAAAAGTTCTGTAATCCGGAATACACTAAAAACTGGGATAGTAAGAAAAAAGAGGATCCGTCTAAAGGTTTTCATTTTGTGGAATGGGTTGCAAGACATGTATCTCCCCATTGTAAGTTAGCGGTTCTGCTTCCTATGCAGGCAGCTATAGGGAATAGTGGTGAAGTAAAGGAATTTAAGAAAAAAATGCTGGAGAATTATACTCTTGAGGCAGTGTTCTCATTACCCGTTGAGATATTTTACCCTGGGGCTGCTGCTGTCGCAGTTTGCATGGTGTTTGACCTGTCCCAAAAACATGAAAAGGTTAATAAAGAAACTTTTTTTGGCTACTATCGTGATGATAAATTCACGAAAAGGAAGGGTCTTGGAAGAATTGAACTTACTGATGACAACGGAAACAGTTTATGGGCAAAGGCTGAAGAAATTTGGTTAGATTTATATAAAAATCGAAAAGCTGTTCCGGGCTTGTCTGTGATGAAAAAAATCACCTTTAATGATGAATGGCTGGCTGAAGCATACATGGAAACTGATTACTCTGCATTAGAAACAGCTGACTTTCAAAAAGTACTTAATTCACATTTAGCTTATTTAGTAAAAGAAGGAAATGTCTATGAAGATTGA
- a CDS encoding response regulator, which translates to MKYNTVLIIDDDWEDIAFFMEALTRINPDISCIFMVNPEAALSELQNGEIIPDIIFLDIHMDGMMNGFDFLKLAKDMNIGSIPIYMLSGSSEQSIKAEADSLGATGFMTKPSDFNTLVMMLQPLFAE; encoded by the coding sequence ATGAAATACAATACCGTTCTAATCATCGATGACGACTGGGAAGACATCGCCTTCTTTATGGAAGCATTAACCAGAATCAACCCAGACATCAGTTGCATATTTATGGTAAACCCCGAAGCTGCACTATCTGAATTGCAAAACGGTGAAATCATCCCTGACATTATTTTCCTTGACATCCACATGGACGGCATGATGAATGGTTTTGATTTCCTCAAACTGGCTAAAGACATGAATATCGGCAGTATACCAATCTACATGCTCTCCGGATCCTCTGAGCAATCCATAAAAGCGGAAGCCGACTCCCTGGGCGCTACAGGATTCATGACCAAACCTTCCGACTTTAACACACTCGTTATGATGCTGCAGCCGTTGTTTGCAGAGTGA
- the ribB gene encoding 3,4-dihydroxy-2-butanone-4-phosphate synthase, giving the protein MSDKIRLNTIEEAIEDIRQGKIIIVVDDEDRENEGDFLAAAEKATPEMINFMATHGRGLICTPLTEKRCAELDLRAMVTHNTDHMETAFTVSVDLKGHGVTTGISALDRAKTVLALINEDTKPYDLARPGHIFPLIAKQGGVLRRTGHTEAAIDFARLAGFKSAGVICEIMNEDGSMARLPELVEVARKFDLKLVSIEDLVAYRMQHDSLIVKKEDFDIETRFGTYRFRAYQQTTNKHIHIALTKGTWNIGDPVLTRVNSTAINNDILGTLTNEADKKLDDMFNLINAEGMGAVIFINQELQPGDLLGRITELKDLQQKGIYKAPQIKMDIKDFGIGAQILHDIDISKIRLISNTEQAKRVGMIGYGLEITEYVKY; this is encoded by the coding sequence GTGTCAGATAAAATACGACTCAATACCATAGAAGAAGCCATTGAAGACATCCGTCAGGGCAAAATAATCATTGTTGTTGACGATGAAGATCGTGAAAATGAAGGTGATTTTCTCGCTGCCGCAGAAAAGGCAACGCCGGAAATGATCAACTTTATGGCAACACATGGCCGCGGGCTGATATGTACTCCTTTAACCGAAAAACGTTGCGCCGAACTTGACCTTCGTGCCATGGTAACCCATAATACCGACCATATGGAAACGGCATTCACGGTTTCAGTGGACTTGAAAGGACATGGTGTGACAACCGGAATTTCAGCATTGGACCGTGCTAAAACCGTATTGGCCCTGATTAATGAAGATACAAAACCATATGATTTGGCCAGGCCAGGCCATATTTTCCCCTTGATAGCCAAACAAGGTGGCGTATTGCGGCGTACAGGGCATACCGAAGCCGCAATTGATTTTGCACGCCTCGCCGGATTCAAATCGGCCGGGGTCATCTGCGAAATCATGAATGAAGACGGTTCGATGGCGCGGCTGCCGGAGTTGGTGGAAGTGGCCAGGAAATTTGACCTGAAACTCGTTTCCATAGAAGATTTGGTTGCCTACCGCATGCAGCACGACAGCCTGATCGTGAAGAAAGAAGATTTTGATATCGAGACGCGCTTCGGTACCTACCGATTCCGCGCCTACCAGCAGACCACAAATAAGCACATCCATATTGCACTGACCAAAGGCACATGGAATATTGGCGACCCGGTATTAACCCGCGTCAATTCAACTGCCATCAACAATGACATCCTCGGTACACTGACCAATGAAGCCGATAAAAAACTAGACGACATGTTCAACCTTATCAATGCAGAAGGTATGGGCGCCGTCATCTTCATCAACCAGGAATTACAGCCCGGAGATCTTTTAGGCCGTATCACAGAATTAAAGGATTTGCAGCAAAAAGGCATCTACAAGGCACCGCAGATTAAAATGGACATTAAGGATTTCGGTATCGGGGCACAAATCCTTCACGATATAGACATTTCCAAAATCAGGCTTATTTCCAATACGGAACAGGCAAAACGTGTGGGAATGATCGGTTACGGACTTGAAATTACCGAGTATGTAAAATATTAA
- a CDS encoding LptF/LptG family permease: MKILDRYLLKTFLTTFASVFVILFFIFILQAVWLFIGELAGKDLDFFMIVKFLTFYFPSIVPMVLPLTILLASIMTFGDLSEHYEFAAMKSSGVSLMRALRSLTVFIFILSIAAFIFANNIIPYSQYKFINFKANIAQLKPAMAIAEGQFSDVGSYIIKVDKKSGPNGNNLSGITIHKKSVNGQGSTTIIKAKSGELKSSPDSKVIQLVLYNGAQFEDIIPKKYNEREKMPFAKTQFKKYNLNMDLSKLNKVDPNEEKVTSTSNMLKLSELTYTLDSLNKDYKKEVNSFTENIHVRTGIINMKAEKDSSNTTVPENLLDAYPPQKKLKFIDIAKSNVGSTTFTIAGTKDEFDMKEKNINSHWLSIYDKFVIAFACILMFFIGAPLGAIIRKGGLGLPIVFAILIFITFHFVNTFGKKLGQENGITPFLGAWMSSIILSPLAILLTYRAKNDLQMTINLDWLTDPFVKMFSRNKIRPSFEAEDRIINLDTISFTEDEEWRDLLKMSDASLIDTVYDSAKLGYSKLRRIKALKILDSRNITQADLIQQGKLFNEKYERLADANENYILNSKMTFITFLMTVVMVFVVLNNSKNVKLMILGVLVLICFYIAAFKTGQRHQEINNLLHRKVGIHPWLVMVLGFPFYIIFHVYNRVALRKAISGSSL; encoded by the coding sequence GTGAAGATACTCGACAGATACTTACTTAAAACCTTCCTGACTACTTTTGCCTCGGTATTTGTAATCCTGTTTTTTATCTTCATCCTGCAGGCCGTATGGCTTTTTATAGGAGAACTTGCAGGCAAGGACCTGGATTTCTTCATGATCGTGAAATTCCTTACGTTCTATTTTCCGAGTATTGTCCCGATGGTTTTGCCGCTTACGATCCTGCTGGCCTCCATCATGACCTTCGGGGATTTATCAGAGCATTATGAATTTGCCGCAATGAAATCCTCCGGTGTTTCGCTGATGCGCGCATTGCGGAGCCTGACCGTGTTCATTTTTATCCTCAGTATTGCAGCGTTTATTTTTGCCAATAACATCATCCCCTACTCCCAATATAAATTCATCAACTTCAAGGCCAATATCGCCCAGCTGAAACCGGCTATGGCCATTGCAGAAGGGCAATTCAGTGATGTGGGCAGTTACATCATCAAAGTGGATAAGAAATCCGGTCCTAACGGAAACAATCTTTCAGGGATTACAATCCATAAAAAATCAGTAAACGGGCAGGGAAGCACCACCATCATCAAAGCGAAAAGCGGCGAACTGAAAAGCAGCCCTGACTCAAAAGTCATCCAGCTTGTATTGTATAACGGCGCGCAATTTGAAGACATTATCCCGAAAAAATACAACGAACGCGAAAAAATGCCGTTTGCCAAAACACAGTTCAAAAAATACAACCTCAACATGGATTTGTCAAAATTGAACAAAGTGGACCCCAATGAGGAAAAAGTCACCAGTACGAGCAACATGCTTAAACTCAGCGAACTTACCTATACGCTTGATTCCCTGAATAAAGATTATAAAAAGGAGGTCAATTCCTTTACCGAAAACATCCACGTGCGTACCGGCATCATCAACATGAAAGCTGAAAAAGACTCGTCCAATACGACAGTCCCGGAAAACCTGCTTGATGCTTATCCCCCGCAGAAAAAGCTGAAATTCATTGATATTGCCAAAAGCAACGTCGGCAGCACCACTTTTACCATTGCCGGGACGAAGGATGAATTTGATATGAAAGAAAAAAATATCAATAGCCACTGGCTTTCCATTTATGATAAATTCGTAATTGCTTTTGCGTGTATACTGATGTTCTTTATCGGCGCGCCGCTGGGAGCGATTATCCGTAAGGGCGGACTTGGGCTTCCGATTGTTTTTGCCATACTGATTTTCATCACGTTCCATTTCGTAAATACATTTGGCAAGAAATTAGGGCAGGAAAACGGCATTACGCCTTTCCTTGGCGCCTGGATGTCATCGATTATATTGTCGCCATTGGCTATATTGTTGACTTATCGTGCCAAAAACGATTTGCAGATGACCATCAATTTAGACTGGCTTACCGATCCATTTGTAAAAATGTTCAGCCGCAATAAGATCAGGCCTTCATTTGAAGCTGAAGACCGAATAATTAATCTTGATACAATAAGCTTTACTGAAGATGAAGAATGGCGGGATTTGCTTAAAATGTCCGACGCTTCACTTATCGACACCGTTTACGATTCAGCGAAACTGGGTTATTCGAAATTACGCCGCATAAAAGCTTTAAAAATACTGGATAGCCGCAATATCACTCAGGCCGACCTCATCCAACAAGGAAAACTGTTCAATGAGAAATACGAAAGACTTGCGGACGCTAACGAGAATTATATCCTGAATTCGAAAATGACCTTCATTACTTTCCTGATGACCGTCGTAATGGTTTTCGTAGTGTTGAACAACAGCAAAAATGTAAAACTGATGATTTTAGGCGTACTCGTACTCATCTGTTTTTATATTGCGGCATTTAAAACCGGGCAGCGCCACCAGGAGATCAATAACCTTCTTCACAGGAAAGTAGGGATACATCCTTGGCTCGTCATGGTGCTCGGATTTCCTTTTTACATAATATTCCATGTCTACAACCGGGTTGCCCTTCGGAAAGCCATTTCTGGAAGCAGCCTTTAA
- a CDS encoding LolA family protein, producing the protein MRKIMPNVFTKNLKNAALALFVVTGLTASAQDKKAKDLLDEVTKKVKSYDNISIDFKYTLNNNKENINQESSGSVVMKGNQYVLNFMGMTKLYDGKKLYTIVPEDEEISISKVDEKDANTITPSKMLTFFNKGYKFYWDIQQNVKGRKLQYVKLVPDDKKDKRKEILVGIDTATKQIYNVIETGKNGTKTTLVVNSFKTNQTLGKNQFTFVESKYPNYYINKLD; encoded by the coding sequence ATGAGAAAGATTATGCCAAATGTATTTACAAAAAACCTGAAAAATGCTGCACTCGCATTATTCGTAGTGACGGGACTGACAGCGTCGGCACAGGATAAAAAGGCCAAAGACCTGCTTGATGAAGTCACTAAGAAAGTAAAAAGCTACGACAACATTTCCATTGATTTCAAGTATACCTTAAACAACAACAAAGAAAACATCAATCAGGAAAGCTCGGGCAGCGTAGTGATGAAAGGCAATCAGTATGTGCTTAATTTCATGGGCATGACCAAACTTTATGATGGAAAAAAACTGTACACGATTGTTCCTGAAGACGAGGAAATCAGCATTTCCAAAGTAGATGAAAAAGATGCAAACACGATTACGCCTTCAAAGATGCTGACCTTTTTCAACAAAGGTTATAAATTCTATTGGGACATCCAGCAAAACGTAAAAGGCAGGAAATTACAATATGTCAAACTCGTTCCCGATGATAAGAAAGACAAAAGGAAGGAAATCCTTGTCGGTATCGATACCGCGACCAAGCAGATTTACAATGTAATCGAAACCGGAAAGAACGGCACCAAAACCACATTGGTTGTTAATTCTTTCAAAACCAACCAGACGTTGGGAAAAAATCAGTTTACTTTTGTCGAAAGCAAATACCCGAATTACTACATCAATAAACTAGATTAA
- a CDS encoding DNA translocase FtsK, which yields MAKTTKKEPTAKNPGAETKKGFRITKQHKILIGSLLVLFSVALLLSFISFYIYGHDDQSAVQELADRSTKVENWLGKFGAYLADIFVYKGFGLASFLFVRLFFLTGAYLVLDLPIKKLKNVWFWDLFAMAVVSVLLGFFATFMPELGGVVGFEMNLFLQDFIGKAGTLMVLIFGLIIYLIFKIKISPDAIKALFERTKKEMSEDLDSLNTNPVAESNSLYNLEEFAVEEEPEEDELIEKPELIVQKPSQFEINKEALKPTISSASELILEPTIKTVSPPMEVTMAPEEPIEETFVIEKVEEEDIVSENLASKLVADFGLFDPTLELSNYKFPTIDLLKDYSSGGITINQEELEENKNRIVETLRNYKIEIAQIKATVGPSVTLYEIVPEAGIRISKIKSLEDDIALSLSALGIRIIAPIPGKGTIGIEVPNKNPTMVSMKTVIASARFQEAEMELPIALGKTISNETFVVDLAKMPHLLMAGATGQGKSVGLNAVLTSLLYKKHPAEVKFVLVDPKKVELTLFNKIERHYLAKLPDTEDAIITDNNKVINTLNSLCVEMDNRYSLLKEAMVRNIKEYNDKFKSRKLNPENGHRFLPYIVLVVDEFADLIMTAGKEVETPIARLAQLARAIGIHLIIATQRPSVNVITGIIKANFPARIAFRVTSKIDSRTILDTQGADQLIGRGDMLYTNGNDVVRVQCAFVDTPEVERITEFIGSQKAYANAYLLPEFIGEDESGMKFDIDISERDSLFKEAAEIVVTAQQGSASLLQRKLKLGYNRAGRLIDQMEAAGIVGPFEGSKARSVNYTDLASLEQFFRNEENNS from the coding sequence ATGGCAAAAACCACAAAGAAAGAACCCACTGCCAAAAATCCTGGTGCTGAAACCAAAAAGGGATTCAGGATTACCAAGCAGCATAAAATCCTGATCGGAAGTTTGCTGGTATTGTTTTCAGTGGCGCTGTTGCTGTCTTTCATTTCGTTTTACATCTACGGGCATGACGACCAGAGTGCCGTACAGGAATTGGCCGACCGCAGTACCAAAGTCGAAAACTGGCTTGGAAAATTCGGTGCCTATCTTGCTGACATATTCGTTTATAAAGGTTTCGGCCTTGCTTCATTTCTTTTCGTGCGCCTTTTTTTCCTGACCGGTGCCTATCTTGTATTGGATCTTCCGATTAAGAAATTAAAAAATGTCTGGTTCTGGGATTTGTTTGCGATGGCCGTGGTATCGGTTTTGCTTGGATTTTTCGCCACTTTTATGCCGGAATTGGGCGGTGTCGTCGGATTTGAAATGAATTTATTCCTTCAGGATTTCATCGGTAAAGCCGGCACATTGATGGTTTTGATTTTTGGGTTGATTATTTACCTGATATTCAAAATCAAAATTTCACCTGATGCCATCAAGGCACTTTTCGAACGTACCAAAAAAGAAATGTCCGAAGATCTGGATTCCCTCAATACCAATCCGGTTGCCGAATCCAACAGCCTGTACAACTTAGAGGAATTTGCGGTTGAAGAAGAACCTGAGGAAGATGAGCTTATTGAAAAACCGGAATTGATCGTTCAGAAGCCATCGCAATTCGAAATCAATAAGGAAGCTTTAAAGCCGACCATCAGCAGTGCCTCGGAACTGATTCTTGAACCGACGATAAAAACCGTGTCGCCGCCAATGGAAGTTACGATGGCTCCCGAAGAGCCGATTGAGGAAACTTTTGTCATTGAAAAAGTCGAGGAAGAAGACATCGTTTCTGAAAACCTGGCTTCAAAACTCGTTGCTGATTTCGGGCTTTTCGACCCAACACTGGAGCTTTCCAACTATAAATTCCCAACGATTGATTTGCTGAAGGATTATTCGTCTGGCGGCATCACGATCAACCAGGAAGAGCTTGAAGAAAACAAGAACCGGATTGTGGAAACACTCCGCAATTATAAGATTGAAATCGCCCAGATCAAGGCAACGGTCGGCCCATCGGTCACTTTATATGAAATCGTGCCGGAAGCTGGTATCCGCATCTCAAAGATCAAAAGCCTTGAGGATGATATCGCATTGTCGCTTTCCGCTTTGGGAATCCGTATCATCGCGCCGATTCCGGGCAAAGGAACCATCGGTATTGAAGTGCCGAACAAGAACCCGACAATGGTTTCGATGAAAACCGTGATCGCTTCGGCAAGGTTCCAGGAAGCTGAAATGGAACTCCCGATTGCTTTGGGCAAAACCATCTCAAACGAAACATTCGTGGTGGATTTAGCCAAAATGCCGCACTTACTGATGGCTGGAGCAACTGGACAGGGAAAATCCGTCGGACTGAATGCCGTGCTGACATCGTTGCTTTATAAGAAACATCCGGCTGAAGTAAAGTTTGTACTGGTTGACCCTAAAAAGGTGGAACTCACACTTTTCAATAAAATAGAAAGGCATTATTTAGCAAAATTGCCTGATACCGAGGATGCGATTATTACAGACAATAACAAAGTCATCAACACGCTGAATTCACTTTGCGTGGAAATGGACAACCGCTATTCTTTGCTGAAAGAAGCTATGGTGCGCAACATCAAGGAATACAATGACAAATTCAAATCACGCAAACTGAATCCTGAAAACGGTCACCGTTTCCTTCCATACATCGTGTTGGTAGTCGACGAGTTCGCCGATTTGATCATGACGGCAGGAAAGGAAGTTGAAACCCCGATTGCAAGGCTGGCACAATTGGCGCGGGCCATCGGGATCCACTTGATTATCGCTACACAAAGGCCGTCGGTGAATGTCATCACGGGAATCATCAAAGCGAATTTCCCGGCCAGGATTGCGTTCCGTGTAACCTCAAAAATTGATTCAAGAACTATTTTGGACACCCAGGGCGCCGACCAGCTTATCGGGCGTGGGGACATGTTGTATACCAATGGCAATGATGTGGTTCGTGTACAATGTGCCTTTGTCGATACCCCTGAAGTGGAACGCATTACCGAGTTTATCGGCTCCCAGAAAGCTTATGCCAATGCTTACCTGCTTCCGGAATTTATAGGTGAAGATGAAAGTGGCATGAAATTTGACATTGACATCTCTGAACGCGACAGCCTGTTTAAGGAAGCTGCCGAGATTGTAGTCACGGCGCAGCAAGGTTCGGCATCGCTGCTGCAACGCAAACTGAAGCTGGGTTACAACCGTGCCGGAAGGCTCATTGATCAGATGGAAGCTGCGGGGATTGTGGGGCCTTTTGAAGGAAGCAAAGCACGTTCCGTCAATTATACCGACCTGGCTTCGCTGGAACAATTTTTTAGAAATGAAGAAAACAATTCGTAA
- a CDS encoding diacylglycerol kinase family protein, with product MKTDNSFITGRLKSFKFAFAGAYKLITTEHSIMAQSSLGLIMTAAGFYFGITKTEWLFQVFAIGLVLSIEGLNTAVEKIADFIHPDFHTKIGFIKDIAAGAVFFAALAAMTIACIIYVPYLMAL from the coding sequence ATGAAAACAGACAATTCCTTTATAACAGGCCGCCTGAAAAGCTTTAAGTTTGCTTTTGCGGGAGCTTATAAGCTTATTACCACCGAACACAGCATTATGGCGCAATCCTCTTTGGGCCTGATCATGACCGCAGCAGGATTTTACTTCGGGATCACTAAAACCGAATGGCTGTTCCAGGTTTTTGCAATCGGATTGGTGCTGAGTATTGAAGGATTGAATACGGCTGTTGAAAAGATTGCAGACTTCATTCATCCGGATTTCCATACCAAAATCGGTTTTATAAAGGATATTGCCGCCGGAGCTGTATTTTTTGCAGCATTGGCAGCCATGACGATTGCCTGCATCATATATGTTCCGTATCTAATGGCGTTATAA
- the tpx gene encoding thiol peroxidase, protein MASTNLGGNAINTNGELPQVGSKAPDFNLIKNDLSAASLSDFDGKQLILNIFPSIDTGVCATSVRHFNEKAAGLDNTAVLCISRDLPFAQKRFCGAENILNVLTLSDFRDGTFGKDYGLEMTEGALAGLHARAVVVIDADGKIKYTELVSEIGKEPDYDAALNAL, encoded by the coding sequence ATGGCTTCAACAAATTTAGGCGGGAACGCCATCAATACTAACGGTGAGCTACCGCAGGTCGGTTCAAAAGCACCGGATTTCAACCTCATAAAAAACGATCTTTCTGCTGCCTCGCTTTCAGATTTTGACGGAAAGCAATTGATCCTTAATATCTTTCCAAGCATCGATACCGGCGTTTGTGCCACATCGGTGAGGCATTTCAACGAAAAAGCGGCAGGCCTTGACAATACGGCAGTACTTTGCATTTCGCGCGACCTCCCTTTTGCCCAAAAGCGTTTCTGTGGTGCTGAAAATATTTTAAACGTATTGACGTTATCCGATTTCCGTGATGGTACATTCGGAAAGGATTATGGTTTGGAAATGACAGAAGGCGCTTTGGCCGGATTGCATGCGAGGGCGGTTGTAGTAATCGATGCAGATGGAAAAATCAAATATACTGAACTGGTTTCGGAAATCGGTAAGGAACCTGATTATGATGCGGCCTTAAATGCACTTTAA